In Fragaria vesca subsp. vesca linkage group LG1, FraVesHawaii_1.0, whole genome shotgun sequence, the sequence ACGCCCAGTGAAGGCTCAATCTCGAGCAAGTCAGGAGTGAGAGGGAAAATGTTCTGCAGCGGGGTGACCCGGTCGGACTCGCTAATCTTCCTCTAGGAGGTGTACTTGTTCACCGAATGGAAGAGTGGATAGGGGATCCCTTGAAAGAAGCCAAGTTGTCTGGCGAAGTGGTTAGGGGCATACAGCTCGAAGCCTTGTTCATCCTCGGCGAGCTGAAGGTCGCAGCATGAGGATGCTCTCATGAAGACGGTCTTGGCGTCTAAGTCCGAATCAGAGCGCGGGAAGAAGCCCGTCGATAAGATTTCAGGGTGGCGCCAGCGAACCATCATGTCTATGGTGGGAGGCGGTTCGAGTTGGTTGTACAGGATGGAGAGGCTGGCGAAGAAGGACAGGGGAGTCCGGTTCGCAGCGTTCCTGCACACCGCGAAGCCAAGCAGTTGGTCCTCGGGCAGGAATTCCAGCGGGGCTCGCCGGAAGAGCGGGAAGTACAGCTGCGTCCATAAGTCCAGGATCCACAGAGGGCCAGCAGAGAGATGGAAAGGTCTTAGGGACAGCATGTGCAGGGTCCGGTAGAGCGCGCCCAGTACGGGCTGCCCTAGCCCTACTTCGATCCCATTGTAGAGTGCCTCGGCCAGCTTGGTCCATTTCCCTGTAGGCTTGTGAGCACTGCCACAGAATATGAATTTATCAAGCCAATACTCAAGGAAAGCGATACCTCCTTCGTGTTGTTCTGAATGGCCGATGTAGAACTTCCTCCATACTCCATACGAGCCTTTCAGGGCGCGACGGGCCTCCAAGTTGCAGGAGTGCGTAAACTCGGTCGATGCAAAGTCGCCTGGCGCATATGGCTTTGCATGAATCGGCAGCCCGGTGATGGCGAGGATGTCCAGCAGAGAAATGCACATTTTCCCGAAGGGGAAATCGAAGGTGTTGGTGGCACTGTTCCATAAGCAGGCCGCGGTAGCAATGGGTGCTCGATCAGCGTGAGGAGGCAGCGAGAAACTCAAAGCAATGGCTTCGCTGATGCCGGTTGCTTCCCAGATCGCTTGGTCGATCTGGAGGCGAGCCGCGTACCATGCCCGGTCCTCCGCGGTGACGCTGGGCCATTCCCCGACCCGGATATTTGTGTGGGAGCGGGCTTGGTGAAACCAGGAGGCGAAGTTTCCCGGCTCACGACGTTGGGCAGGATTGGTCGGTGCACGGAGGCGGTATAGTGGTTCAGATCAGCGGCGGACAGAGGTTATGAAGGAGTCGGACCGAGCAGGGCTGCCCCTGTTTCAAGGAAATAAATGGGTGTTCCTTGAGGAGGGTTGTTGGCAAAACGGCGAGTAAGGCCGGTCGACCAAGAGCTCGCTGCCGTGAGGTTAAGGTTTGGATCGTTAGCGGTTGGTTTGGGAGCCATTGTTTCTGGGCGGAGTGAGTCCGGTGATGAAGTTCTGTTGGTTGCAGAAGAAAGGGAAAAGCTTGGTTGGAAAGCGATGGTGAGATGTGGGGACCCGCATCGAGGTTTATAAAGGAGACAGACCGTAACGTCTTTTCAATCAGTAGCCGTAATGAGGAGACGCGATGACGACCGAAACGTCAGCGCGTTTCAAATTTCAAACAGTCGCAATGATGAAGGGAGGCGATCATGCCGAAACGTCAGCACCTTTTGAATTGCGAATTCCCATAAATGGCTCATGTAGGCCTTTTCGTTTATCCGTTGCGAAATGGATTAAGCTCAAGGCCTAGGGGGCAATGTTTGAGCCCAGTGGGTATTTTTTGGTCCAAGACTCGGGGTACGTTTTGGATAACATTTGGGCCAGTACCTGTGGCCCTTTTTTAATGCGAAGCCCACGAAGGGTGGCCAAGTATGGCAACACGCGAGCTGGAGTTTTGCAAGGATTCTGATACCCCGCGGGATTCGATGTCCTCGCGAGATCCTTTGTTTCAGTTCGTGTAGGATTCTACAGTGCATGGCGAGGTAGAGTTGGAAATGGACTGTAGTACTCCGCGGGATAGGATCGCTTAGTGTTCGAGTTCGCGTACGACGCTACAGTAAGATGATGCAGGGCTGTGAGCGAGATCTAGGCGAGGTCTGTTCTGGACACGTGTTGCACGGATAGCGCGGCTCGCGAGCTGGTCGTATCCTTGTGGAATTCTAATTGCTGAGTCCGAATGGATTGTGATTAGGTTTATGCGAATTGCTATATAAGGGAGCTTGACACAAATCAAAGACACACAATCAATCATACAAAACAACTGCAAATCTTTGAGCATCCTCGAAACCATAAGTTCTAAGTGCACCTCGCCTTAGATCTCAGAGCCCGTCTGGACTCGCCTCTCCTCCCTAATTGTTGTTCTGCTCGCTTCGAACAGTGAGTATCGATTCACAGGTGACTAGATAGTTTGCTCGTAATTCCTCGCCCGCGAGGTGACACCGGAGCTCTACTTCGCCTGATTAGAAGTCAAGAACGCGCACCGTTCTCGTTCCGCGTCCGCGCGGTGACACGCCCCGCAAATCTCATTCTCTTTACTTTTGAGTCATCGGAGTTTCGACTCTGCCCCTGCTGAGACGCGTTGTCACATCCCGACCCTTATATTTTTACCTTATTTACTAGCCTGATTATAATAAGAATTTTACCGTCTCCGTCATTGTGTAAATAGTTTAATTGGTCCCTAAAGGGGTTTCGGGGACGATTATGTGCGGAGGATTATTCGTATAGGGAAAATACGACGACGGTAAAAATAGTAAATTTTAGCTAGTAAAATGTAATTTTTATTCGGGTATTATTTTTCGGGGTGTTTCTATTTTTTTGGAATTGGGTTGATAGGTTGGACCGGTGGAGGCCCAACCCTATTTTTTTCTTCCTCCCTTTCTCTTTTTTCCTCTTTTCTTTTCCTCTCCCCGAGCTCTCTCTTCCCGTCGGACTTCCAGCCGTCGACTGCCGCCGTCCGGCCACCCACCGGCCGCCGCACCAGCCCAGATCGGACCCTCGTCACCTCCTCTCCCTCCCCGGCCTAGTGTCCGAGCCGGTGGTGCCGCCGGAGAGGAGAAAAAGCCGTCGGAACTGCCGACTGTCCCTTCGCCGGAGCTCCGTCCTCCGGCCACCATAGGCCGAGATTGTTGGCTCAACTTGTAGCCCTCATCTAGGTAAGTAATTCCTCAAAAGGTTTCGGCTAAATTCGATTTCGTTAGGGAGGTTTGTTTAATTGAAAGTTTTAGGGATTTATGGTTNNNNNNNNNNNNNNNNNNNNNNNNNNNNNNNNNNNNNNNNNNNNNNNNNNNNNNNNNNNNNNNNNNNNNNNNNNNNNNNNNNNNNNNNNNNNNNNNNNNNNNNNNNNNNNNNNNNNNNNNNNNNNNNNNNNNNNNNNNNNNNNNNNNNNNNNNNNNNNNNNNNNNNNNNNNNNNNNNNNNNNNNNNNNNNNNNNNNNNNNNNNNNNNNNNNNNNNNNNNNNNNNNNNNNNNNNNNNNNNNNNNNNNNNNNNNNNNNNNNNNNNNNNNNNNNNNNNNNNNNNNNNNNNNNNNNNNNNNNNNNNNNNNNNNNNNNNNNNNNNNNNNNNNNNNNNNNNNNNNNNNNNNNNNNNNNNNNNNNNNNNNNNNNNNNNNNNNNNNNNNNNNNNNNNNNNNNNNNNNNNNNNNNNNNNNNNNNNNNNNNNNNNNNNNNNNNNNNNNNNNNNNNNNNNNNNNNNNNNNNNNNNNNNNNNNNNNNNNNNNNNNNNNNNNNNNNNNNNNNNNNNNNNNNNNNNNNNNNNNNNNNNNNNNNNNNNNNNNNNNNNNNNNNNNNNNNNNNNNNNNNNNNNNNNNNNNNNNNNNNNNNNNNNNNNNNNNNNNNNNNNNNNNNNNNNNNNNNNNNNNNNNNNNNNNNNNNNNNNNNNNNNNNNNNNNNNNNNNNNNNNNNNNNNNNNNNNNNNNNNNNNNNNNNNNNNNNNNNNNNNNNNNNNNNNNNNNNNNNNNNNNNNNNNNNNNNNNNNNNNNNNNNNNNNNNNNNNNNNNNNNNNNNNNNNNNNNNNNNNNNNNNNNNNNNNNNNNNNNNNNNNNNNNNNNNNNNNNNNNNNNNNNNNNNNNNNNNNNNNNNNNNNNNNNNNNNNNNNNNNNNNNNNNNNNNNNNNNNNNNNNNNNNNNNNNNNNNNNNNNNNNNNNNNNNNNNNNNNNNNNNNNNNNNNNNNNNNNNNNNNNNNNNNNNNNNNNNNNNNNNNNNNNNNNNNNNNNNNNNNNNNNNNNNNNNNNNNNNNNNNNNNNNNNNNNNNNNNNNNNNNNNNNNNNNNNNNNNNNNNNNNNNNNNNNNNNNNNNNNNNNNNNNNNNNNNNNNNNNNNNNNNNNNNNNNNNNNNNNNNNNNNNNNNNNNNNNNNNNNNNNNNNNNNNNNNNNNNNNNNNNNNNNNNNNNNNNNNNNNNNNNNNNNNNNNNNNNNNNNNNNNNNNNNNNNNNNNNNNNNNNNNNNNNNNNNNNNNNNNNNNNNNNNNNNNNNNNNNNNNNNNNNNNNNNNNNNNNNNNNNNNNNNNNNNNNNNNNNNNNNNNNNNNNNNNNNNNNNNNNNNNNNNNNNNNNNNNNNNNNNNNNNNNNNNNNNNNNNNNNNNNNNNNNNNNNNNNNNNNNNNNNNNNNNNNNNNNNNNNNNNNNNNNNNNNNNNNNNNNNNNNNNNNNNNNNNNNNNNNNNNNNNNNNNNNNNNNNNNNNNNNNNNNNNNNNNNNNNNNNNNNNNNNNNNNNNNNNNNNNNNNNNNNNNNNNNNNNNNNNNNNNNNNNNNNNNNNNNNNNNNNNNNNNNNNNNNNNNNNNNNNNNNNNNNNNNNNNNNNNNNNNNNNNNNNNNNNNNNNNNNNNNNNNNNNNNNNNNNNNNNNNNNNNNNNNNNNNNNNNNNNNNNNNNNNNNNNNNNNNNNNNNNNNNNNNNNNNNNNNNNNNNNNNNNNNNNNNNNNNNNNNNNNNNNNNNNNNNNNNNNNNNNNNNNNNNNNNNNNNNNNNNNNNNNNNNNNNNNNNNNNNNNNNNNNNNNNNNNNNNNNNNNNNNNNNNNNNNNNNNNNNNNNNNNNNNNNNNNNNNNNNNNNNNNNNNNNNNNNNNNNNNNNNNNNNNNNNNNNNNNNNNNNNNNNNNNNNNNNNNNNNNNNNNNNNNNNNNNNNNNNNNNNNNNNNNNNNNNNNNNNNNNNNNNNNNNNNNNNNNNNNNNNNNNNNNNNNNNNNNNNNNNNNNNNNNNNNNNNNNNNNNNNNNNNNNNNNNNNNNNNNNNNNNNNNNNNNNNNNNNNNNNNNNNNNNNNNNNNNNNNNNNNNNNNNNNNNNNNNNNNNNNNNNNNNNNNNNNNNNNNNNNNNNNNNNNNNNNNNNNNNNNNNNNNNNNNNNNNNNNNNNNNNNNNNNNNNNNNNNNNNNNNNNNNNNNNNNNNNNNNNNNNNNNNNNNNNNNNNNNNNNNNNNNNNNNNNNNNNNNNNNNNNNNNNNNNNNNNNNNNNNNNNNNNNNNNNNNNNNNNNNNNNNNNNNNNNNNNNNNNNNNNNNNNNNNNNNNNNNNNNNNNNNNNNNNNNNNNNNNNNNNNNNNNNNNNNNNNNNNNNNNNNNNNNNNNNNNNNNNNNNNNNNNNNNNNNNNNNNNNNNNNNNNNNNNNNNNNNNNNNNNNNNNNNNNNNNNNNNNNNNNNNNNNNNNNNNNNNNNNNNNNNNNNNNNNNNNNNNNNNNNNNNNNNNNNNNNNNNNNNNNNNNNNNNNNNNNNNNNNNNNNNNNNNNNNNNNNNNNNNNNNNNNNNNNNNNNNNNNNNNNNNNNNNNNNNNNNNNNNNNNNNNNNNNNNNNNNNNNNNNNNNNNNNNNNNNNNNNNNNNNNNNNNNNNNNNNNNNNNNNNNNNNNNNNNNNNNNNNNNNNNNNNNNNNNNNNNNNNNNNNNNNNNNNNNNNNNNNNNNNNNNNNNNNNNNNNNNNNNNNNNNNNNNNNNNNNNNNNNNNNNNNNNNNNNNNNNNNNNNNNNNNNNNNNNNNNNNNNNNNNNNNNNNNNNNNNNNNNNNNNNNNNNNNNNNNNNNNNNNNNNNNNNNNNNNNNNNNNNNNNNNNNNNNNNNNNNNNNNNNNNNNNNNNNNNNNNNNNNNNNNNNNNNNNNNNNNNNNNNNNNNNNNNNNNNNNNNNNNNNNNNNNNNNNNNNNNNNNNNNNNNNNNNNNNNNNNNNNNNNNNNNNNNNNNNNNNNNNNNNNNNNNNNNNNNNNNNNNNNNNNNNNNNNNNNNNNNNNNNNNNNNNNNNNNNNNNNNNNNNNNNNNNNNNNNNNNNNNNNNNNNNNNNNNNNNNNNNNNNNNNNNNNNNNNNNNNNNNNNNNNNNNNNNNNNNNNNNNNNNNNNNNNNNNNNNNNNNNNNNNNNNNNNNNNNNNNNNNNNNNNNNNNNNNNNNNNNNNNNNNNNNNNNNNNNNNNNNNNNNNNNNNNNNNNNNNNNNNNNNNNNNNNNNNNNNNNNNNNNNNNNNNNNNNNNNNNNNNNNNNNNNNNNNNNNNNNNNNNNNNNNNNNNNNNNNNNNNNNNNNNNNNNNNNNNNNNNNNNNNNNNNNNNNNNNNNNNNNNNNNNNNNNNNNNNNNNNNNNNNNNNNNNNNNNNNNNNNNNNNNNNNNNNNNNNNNNNNNNNNNNNNNNNNNNNNNNNNNNNNNNNNNNNNNNNNNNNNNNNNNNNNNNNNNNNNNNNNNNNNNNNNNNNNNNNNNNNNNNNNNNNNNNNNNNNNNNNNNNNNNNNNNNNNNNNNNNNNNNNNNNNNNNNNNNNNNNNNNNNNNNNNNNNNNNNNNNNNNNNNNNNNNNNNNNNNNNNNNNNNNNNNNNNNNNNNNNNNNNNNNNNNNNNNNNNNNNNNNNNNNNNNNNNNNNNNNNNNNNNNNNNNNNNNNNNNNNNNNNNNNNNNNNNNNNNNNNNNNNNNNNNNNNNNNNNNNNNNNNNNNNNNNNNNNNNNNNNNNNNNNNNNNNNNNNNNNNNNNNNNNNNNNNNNNNNNNNNNNNNNNNNNNNNNNNNNNNNNNNNNNNNNNNNNNNNNNNNNNNNNNNNNNNNNNNNNNNNNNNNNNNNNNNNNNNNNNNNNNNNNNNNNNNNNNNNNNNNNNNNNNNNNNNNNNNNNNNNNNNNNNNNNNNNNNNNNNNNNNNNNNNNNNNNNNNNNNNNNNNNNNNNNNNNNNNNNNNNNNNNNNNNNNNNNNNNNNNNNNNNNNNNNNNNNNNNNNNNNNNNNNNNNNNNNNNNNNNNNNNNNNNNNNNNNNNNNNNNNNNNNNNNNNNNNNNNNNNNNNNNNNNNNNNNNNNNNNNNNNNNNNNNNNNNNNNNNNNNNNNNNNNNNNNNNNNNNNNNNNNNNNNNNNNNNNNNNNNNNNNNNNNNNNNNNNNNNNNNNNNNNNNNNNNNNNNNNNNNNNNNNNNNNNNNNNNNNNNNNNNNNNNNNNNNNNNNNNNNNNNNNNNNNNNNNNNNNNNNNNNNNNNNNNNNNNNNNNNNNNNNNNNNNNNNNNNNNNNNNNNNNNNNNNNNNNNNNNNNNNNNNNNNNNNNNNNNNNNNNNNNNNNNNNNNNNNNNNNNNNNNNNNNNNNNNNNNNNNNNNNNNNNNNNNNNNNNNNNNNNNNNNNNNNNNNNNNNNNNNNNNNNNNNNNNNNNNNNNNNNNNNNNNNNNNNNNNNNNNNNNNNNNNNNNNNNNNNNNNNNNNNNNNNNNNNNNNNNNNNNNNNNNNNNNNNNNNNNNNNNNNNNNNNNNNNNNNNNNNNNNNNNNNNNNNNNNNNNNNNNNNNNNNNNNNNNNNNNNNNNNNNNNNNNNNNNNNNNNNNNNNNNNNNNNNNNNNNNNNNNNNNNNNNNNNNNNNNNNNNNNNNNNNNNNNNNNNNNNNNNNNNNNNNNNNNNNNNNNNNNNNNNNNNNNNNNNNNNNNNNNNNNNNNNNNNNNNNNNNNNNNNNNNNNNNNNNNNNNNNNNNNNNNNNNNNNNNNNNNNNNNNNNNNNNNNNNNNNNNNNNNNNNNNNNNNNNNNNNNNNNNNNNNNNNNNNNNNNNNNNNNNNNNNNNNNNNNNNNNNNNNNNNNNNNNNNNNNNNNNNNNNNNNNNNNNNNNNNNNNNNNNNNNNNNNNNNNNNNNNNNNNNNNNNNNNNNNNNNNNNNNNNNNNNNNNNNNNNNNNNNNNNNNNNNNNNNNNNNNNNNNAAAGACTTGTTTGTTTGGAAGACGTATTGGGTTGAGGAAGTTCTGACTACTGTTTCATCTTTATATCTTATATTTATACTTCCATCAGCTATGAGACCTCTAGAAAACTACGGGTTGCCATTATTCATGGAATGGCTAGAATGGCTGCAATTATGGCTTCAACTTACAAGGCTTATCTGGGTGTAGGACTTGGTCCATTATCGGTAGGAACCTTTGTTGATTTTGCAGTAGAATTAATAACCCAAATGTGGCATAGAGTCTTGATAATGCAATGGAAGTGTCTTCAGATACTTATTGGTTGGAAAAAAACCTTGCAGTTTTTGACGAAGTTTCGGATACCACATCCAGGAAGAGTTGGTGGGAGAATTTTTATTGACAAGGCAATGCCCTTGATGCTGAGTTGGGTCCTAGGTGGTAACAGGTGAGATATTGTCTTTGCTTGATAACAAGACATATGCTTATGCTGCATAGTTCATGTCATTTTGTGTGATTTTGCACTTCTAGTGGTTAAAATTGTATGATGTGCAGCAGGAATGTCAGAAAAATAAGTTATTGGATTGCTTGGAATGCTCATATATAAGAAAAAATCATTTAGTTGGAGATAGCATTACTGCATTATGGGGTGCCTTTGATATATATTTCATTTGGAACTCGAAAGGTTGATATGTCAGATTTTATTTGGTTTCTTCAGGGCTAATTGACTTTATGGGTTTTCTTTGCAGCTCAAAACTTGAAGGAAGGCCACCAAGTTGCAGGCTCTCAGACAAAGTATGTTACTCAATGACTAATGATTTTATTTTGTCACTAATTGGTTTCATTATTTAAATTTTGTAATTGGCTTATTGCATATTGTGATTTTGCTGCTAATATTTGGTCAATTTATATGAAGGCTGATGATCAGTTACGAAGTTGGTTTGAGGACGATGATGCACTGGAGCGTGCTATTGATGGAGAGTGAGTGTTTAGTCTTAATGTCTGTCATCCCTTCAATATTTCAGTGTCTTGTTTCTGTAGTGTTGTTCACAATCACTTTGTTCTTGTAGGTGGTATCTGATACCTTGTGGACAAGAAAATGGTGCTTCGCAACTTATACGTTTAAACAGAGATGAGAAAATCACCTGCATAATTGGGTATGCTAATATTTCTGTCATCCCCCCCACTCCCCTTAAAACCACACTTCTGTCTACTGTATCATATAGTGCTTGGAACTTGACCAATGGAACTTTATATTCTTCAAGAAATAAAGGAAAGTAAGATTTTATCTGTTGAGGGGTTTCTTATGTGTGATATTCTCATTGCAGGAACACCTCAAATGGGGATTCTTCACGAATAACGGTTCCTTTACCCCAGGTGATCTGGACGGTCTTGTTCATTTTCCATCTATTTCCTGAGACAAAAAAGAGTTCCTATTTTTATGGTGGTCTACTGGTCTACGTTGAGTACCTAATCATTTTCCGTTTTTCTTTTTGACTCAGGTTTCAGAAAATCATGCTTGTATCACCTACAAGGATGGTGGCTTTTACGTGTCTGATTTGGGAAGCAAACATGGTACCTGGCTCGCAGAGTAAGTTGGATATTTTTTTAAATTTTGTTGCCTTCAATAATTAAAGGTTTGAAGCAAACTGTTGTCATTCTAAATCAGTTTCATTTAAATTTTGTTCCTTATATTTTCTTTATATTCTAAATTATGTAAATGTGCAGTATTGAGGAGAAGCGGTACCGGGTACCTCCAAATTTTGCAGTTCGTTTCCACCCCTCAGACGTTATCGAGATTGGTCCTGGGCAGAAGGTACTCCACAATACGTCCTCTACAATTTGCTTGATGAACTTTCTTGTTTGCTGGGATAAGTTTCTTAGCATCCAAATAATGTGCAGGTAGCATTTAGGGTAAAAGTTATGCAGGCTACTCCAAGGAGTCCTGAAAAGGATGGAATTCTTCAGGCAGCGTAACAAATCATTTCTATGAATTCGGTAACTTAGTAGAAGGAATGAAATTGTACAGCATGTGATTGTGAATGTGCTGCATTTTGCAGAGTAGATGATAGATAAAACAAACAACAGATCCTTCCTACCACAGCAAAAAAAATTGTTACATTGTAGAACTTCTTATACATCAATGTGAATATATTGATTTTGACTAGTTTCATCATCTGTACGTATATTGGAGTAACCGAGTATAGTTCGGATAGTCTTTTCGTGGTTTGCTGTAAGGTTATTTGACTGCAGAGTTTCATGTTGAAACAGTTCACAATACAACACAACGAGCTAAGCTTTCTTATTAGCAACTTCAAATTTACACAAAGAAATGTAGAGCCTTTAAGAGATTAGAAGCTGCATGATTTGATACAGTACGCTGAAGAGCTGAAGACTAGCTTTGCTTGTCCTGAAGGGGAGCCCGGTTATGTATGGTTCTCCCTGCCTCTTGGCTTTCTGGCCCATAATAAAAAGAAACATGAAACATGAAACAGAAAAGAATGAACCGGGCAGCCATCCACCACTGTAGGTTTGAACTAGGAATTTAACCAAACGCTTCCACCATGGGAAATGTTAAAGGAGTTTCCATATCATTCTTCACGGAGAAATAGAAATCCTAAAACAGGACCGTCTTTGTGCATCAGTTCAATTGTGTTCTGCGAATTTCAGACCGTAGGAACTTGAATCAGGCGGAAATTATCTGTTACCCGAGAGCAAAAGGATAATTGTTATATATCCAAGTGTTTTCCTAGTTGTTCTAGCTGGCTTTTGCATCTGCCACTAGGACCTTTGATGATATAAAACAGACACAATTGAACTAGTCTTTGTATCAAGAACAACAAACAGACAAGTGATTGTGTCAAGGACAGGAAACTAAATGAAAGAACTCGTATCAGAAGCAGCGACCAATCGTATAATTTTTCTGTTTTAATCGCTAATGAGAACAAAGATCAGAAAGAAACTAGGGCTTTCAAACACTTTACAGATGACACACACGACCTAACCCCATGACTTTTGCTCTATTTTCAACCAAGCTTACATTGAAAAAGTCCTGTAGATTGCTCTACCTATCGACCTAAGCACACAACATCGATCGACCAAGAGACCAAGCACACATGGAAGCAATTGAAAATGTGACTCCTCATTGAGCTGCGACCCTACACTGCTAAATAATGCATGAAGCAAAATTGGACAAAGAGAGACTAGACTCCAAGACATGATCCTCTTCATGTCAACATGGATTTAGCTAAGTTAGCTTGGTGTACATGTGCAGATGTGCAGTGCTAGCCATCTCTCTCTCCCCCGAGTCTCGTTGATAAGTCCTTATTGTCATCAAGAGCTACTGAGCTTCGAGATCTCACTGTTCATGAGTCACTGACCAGTTCGATCCGATCATTCGTGTCCATGCCAATGGTCGATCTGTATCAGCTTAAATGCCAAACCAGGTGGTGTTGTCTCCCTTTGAATGACAATGGCCAAACACAGCTCCAACAGTAGAGGCCACCGCAACACCCCTCTCAGCCAGACATGAGAGACATGCAGGCATGTAACGGATTGCTATTTCATTAATGGATTCACCAGCGGCTAGATCATGATCTAATGTGCATGATTTCGTCCGAACTGAAAGAACAAAGGGACCTGATACCAAAACACCTTAAGAATTGTCGAAAGTCGAAGAGGATACAATCATTCTAATCAAACTAAGATAACCAACATCCTTCACCTCACTTGTTCAATCAGTTTCAGAGAATTAATTAGCTAAACTGCTTAGGATCACATTGCTAGCTCTTTGTTTTGATTGACTACTTAACCCTACATGCTCTTTGGTCTTTTAAATCATTACCACTCTAAGTGGATGATCAATGCTCTATGTTTAGACGAGTAGACTCGGCAATCCATATCAGCTCCATGAGGACCATCCTACTTAAATTCTCTTATTATCTAGATTGGATTTAGAGACGATAAAATGAAAATTTACCGAAATACTACAGTACGTGCAGTGTATGTTAGATCGAAATACTATTGTTTTTACATAAAGTTACATTACTATTGGATATTCGATCCACATTAATGAGATCGATACATTAATGTACCGGAAGAATAAGAACCTTGAGAATAAATTAGTTATGTAGCAAATCTGTGATGGTGTGAAGGGAAGGTTATCTAGCTCTTACGTGAGAGATGATGTAAGTTGCAGAAAGAGATGGAGGAATGGGAATGGGAATGGGAATGGCACAAGGGGAAGGGCATGTGAAGAGGGTCAATGAGGCGGTGGAGCAAGCACGTGATGGAGCAACGGTCGGTTCAGGTGGTGGTGGCAGTGACCGTTGCGATATTTATTGAGTGTGGGCATCTCCGTCCTTTTACCATTTCGTTGCAGCAGCAGCAGCAGCATATGCCGCCATATGCATCCTGTGTTATTCTTGTGATTATTCACACTATACCGATCAGTATATTCTTCTCTTGGATTATATATATTCTTCTCTTTCTTTTCTGATGATGTAGAAAATTGACAGAAAAAGGAAAGGAAAAAAAAAAAACTACAGCAGTTGATCCAACTAGAACTCGGGGACACAGTGAGGGAAA encodes:
- the LOC101291766 gene encoding zeaxanthin epoxidase, chloroplastic-like, encoding MASLMPVASQIAWSIWRRAAYHARSSAVTLGHSPTRIFVWERACSDYCFIFISYIYTSISYETSRKLRVAIIHGMARMAAIMASTYKAYLGVGLGPLSFLTKFRIPHPGRVGGRIFIDKAMPLMLSWVLGGNSSKLEGRPPSCRLSDKADDQLRSWFEDDDALERAIDGEWYLIPCGQENGASQLIRLNRDEKITCIIGNTSNGDSSRITVPLPQVSENHACITYKDGGFYVSDLGSKHGTWLADIEEKRYRVPPNFAVRFHPSDVIEIGPGQKVAFRVKVMQATPRSPEKDGILQAA